The following proteins are co-located in the Hydrogenispora ethanolica genome:
- a CDS encoding FeoA family protein codes for MYRLKGVSGMGIAEFGLNRLPIGRTAEVVSVRTEGTTRNRLLDLGLVPSTIVEAIRKSPAGDPVAYRIRGAIIALRAEESRQITVRSID; via the coding sequence ATGTATCGGCTGAAGGGAGTGTCGGGGATGGGTATCGCCGAGTTTGGCCTAAACCGCCTGCCCATCGGAAGAACGGCCGAAGTGGTGAGTGTAAGGACGGAGGGGACCACCCGCAACCGTCTGTTGGATCTGGGCTTGGTGCCTTCCACCATCGTGGAAGCGATTCGCAAAAGCCCGGCCGGAGATCCGGTGGCGTACCGGATCCGGGGCGCGATCATCGCCTTGCGCGCCGAGGAAAGCCGCCAAATTACCGTTCGTTCGATTGATTAA
- a CDS encoding M42 family metallopeptidase — translation MNYDQQQIFDYLRRLLAIPSPSGYTGAIMQFLGQELAALGLGYSATRKGALLVTLPGLDDERQRTLTAHTDTLGAMVKAVKPGGTLALAPIGGFMMTAVEGANCTVVTLDGTSYSGTIQTIKPSVHISGDDARELKRTPENMEVVLDEKVFSKEDTARLGIEVGDFICIDPRTVVTERGFIKSRYLDDKAGVAVLLYVLRHITENGLKLSHTTHFYLSNYEEVGHGACAAVPAKTQDYIGVDMGAPGVEQNSSEYSVCICAKDSSGPYDFELRKELVEICKRHAIPYRIDVYPRYSSDASAALRAGWDIRTALVGPGVFASHAYERTHIDSIVATIELLLRYLTVA, via the coding sequence ATGAACTATGATCAGCAGCAGATCTTCGACTACCTCCGGCGGCTCCTGGCCATTCCCAGCCCCTCGGGGTATACCGGCGCGATCATGCAGTTTTTGGGACAGGAATTGGCTGCGCTGGGGCTGGGCTACTCGGCCACGCGAAAAGGGGCGCTCCTCGTCACGCTGCCGGGTCTGGACGATGAACGGCAGCGAACGCTCACCGCGCATACGGATACCTTGGGCGCCATGGTTAAGGCGGTCAAACCCGGCGGAACCCTGGCGCTGGCGCCGATCGGCGGCTTCATGATGACCGCGGTGGAAGGGGCCAATTGCACGGTGGTCACCCTGGACGGCACCTCGTATAGCGGCACGATCCAGACGATCAAGCCGTCGGTCCATATCAGCGGGGATGACGCCCGCGAGTTGAAACGGACCCCGGAGAATATGGAAGTGGTCCTGGATGAAAAGGTGTTTTCCAAAGAGGACACGGCCCGCTTGGGTATCGAGGTCGGGGACTTCATCTGCATCGATCCCCGGACCGTCGTCACCGAGCGGGGCTTCATCAAGAGCCGCTACCTCGATGACAAGGCCGGCGTCGCCGTTCTCCTCTATGTGCTGCGCCATATCACGGAAAACGGTTTGAAGCTGTCCCACACCACCCATTTCTACCTCAGCAACTATGAGGAGGTGGGCCACGGCGCCTGCGCCGCCGTGCCGGCGAAGACCCAGGATTACATCGGGGTCGACATGGGCGCGCCCGGGGTGGAACAAAACTCCTCGGAGTACAGCGTCTGCATTTGCGCCAAGGACTCCTCCGGTCCGTATGACTTCGAGCTCCGGAAGGAGCTGGTGGAGATCTGCAAGCGCCATGCGATTCCGTACCGGATCGACGTCTATCCCCGTTACAGTTCGGACGCTTCGGCGGCGCTCCGCGCGGGCTGGGATATCCGGACCGCGCTCGTCGGTCCCGGCGTCTTCGCCTCCCATGCCTACGAACGGACCCATATCGATTCCATCGTGGCAACCATCGAGCTGCTCCTCCGGTACCTCACCGTCGCCTGA
- a CDS encoding lipoate--protein ligase family protein — MAWRVLEYRIADPAWNMAVDEAVFSSYLAGDAPPTLRFYGWDPPTLSVGYFQDLEREVQLERVRSGGFGLVRRTTGGRAVLHDRELTYAVIAGARDGVPEGLRESYRYIALALVAAFQEFGVAADLHLEGIARHSQTGACFDAPSWYELTVDGRKLVGSAQLRKEQSFLQHGSILLDFSAADLASLLKLAVPEADFCREMAGRVTSLAGLGRPVEPERLAKAIVDAFQVRYGIELQSGELTPDEVMLAQRLAAGKYGNDPWNLRRGHTQGSRLA, encoded by the coding sequence ATGGCCTGGCGCGTCCTCGAATACCGGATCGCCGATCCGGCCTGGAACATGGCGGTCGACGAAGCGGTCTTCAGCAGTTATTTGGCGGGGGACGCCCCGCCGACGCTCCGCTTTTACGGCTGGGATCCGCCGACCTTGTCGGTGGGTTACTTTCAGGATCTGGAGCGGGAAGTACAATTGGAACGGGTGCGCAGCGGAGGATTCGGCCTGGTGCGGCGGACCACCGGGGGGCGGGCGGTCCTGCACGACCGGGAGCTCACTTACGCGGTGATCGCCGGCGCCCGGGACGGGGTTCCGGAAGGTTTGCGCGAATCGTACCGCTATATCGCACTGGCGCTGGTCGCCGCCTTTCAGGAGTTTGGCGTGGCGGCCGATCTTCATCTGGAGGGGATCGCCCGGCATTCCCAGACGGGGGCCTGTTTTGACGCCCCCTCCTGGTATGAATTGACGGTGGACGGCCGGAAGCTGGTGGGCAGCGCCCAGCTCCGCAAGGAGCAGAGTTTTTTGCAACACGGCTCGATTCTGCTGGATTTTTCCGCCGCCGATCTGGCATCCTTATTAAAACTGGCGGTACCGGAGGCCGATTTCTGCCGGGAGATGGCCGGCCGGGTCACCTCGTTGGCCGGGTTGGGCCGGCCGGTGGAACCGGAGCGGCTGGCAAAGGCCATTGTCGATGCGTTTCAGGTACGGTATGGGATCGAATTGCAATCCGGCGAGCTGACCCCGGACGAGGTCATGCTGGCGCAGCGATTGGCGGCGGGGAAATACGGGAATGACCCCTGGAACCTGCGGCGCGGCCATACCCAAGGCAGCCGGCTGGCGTGA
- a CDS encoding mechanosensitive ion channel family protein translates to MKELLLWIARIAQRINLDDLLYRLIQIVLVIVAAKFVLTLSNKLIGRVFRTKQLQGRLEERRSQTMEALLKSVCRYLIYFVAIVTVLQLLNVPVGSVLTTAGIAGVAVAFGAQSLVRDVITGFFILLEDQFQVGDRVTIADVTGKVVEIGLRVTKVRDFGGQLHIIPNGKIERVTNYNDSPMLALVDIPVAYDNNLQQVAAEIQAGLADFNRSHPELVEPATFVGVQALADTAVILRVVARTVPDGQWQVERELRILIAERFRDAGIKLPLSRWT, encoded by the coding sequence TTGAAAGAATTGTTGCTTTGGATCGCGCGGATCGCGCAGCGGATCAATTTGGATGATTTATTATACCGGCTGATACAGATCGTTTTGGTCATCGTGGCGGCCAAATTTGTGCTGACCCTGTCCAATAAGCTGATTGGCCGCGTCTTCCGGACCAAACAGCTCCAGGGCCGCCTGGAGGAGCGCCGCTCCCAGACCATGGAGGCGCTGTTGAAAAGCGTCTGCCGGTATTTGATTTACTTTGTCGCCATTGTCACGGTGTTGCAATTGCTCAACGTGCCGGTGGGGTCGGTCCTGACCACCGCGGGGATCGCCGGCGTGGCGGTGGCTTTCGGAGCCCAAAGCCTGGTCCGGGACGTGATCACCGGCTTCTTCATCTTGCTGGAAGACCAGTTTCAAGTGGGCGACCGGGTGACTATCGCCGATGTCACCGGCAAGGTGGTGGAGATCGGGCTCAGGGTCACCAAGGTCCGGGATTTCGGCGGCCAGTTGCATATCATCCCCAACGGCAAAATCGAGCGGGTCACCAATTACAATGACTCGCCCATGCTGGCGCTGGTCGACATCCCCGTGGCCTACGACAACAATCTGCAGCAGGTGGCCGCCGAGATCCAGGCCGGCCTGGCCGACTTCAACCGCAGCCATCCCGAGCTCGTCGAGCCCGCCACCTTCGTCGGCGTGCAAGCCCTGGCCGATACGGCGGTGATTCTCCGGGTGGTCGCCCGGACGGTGCCCGACGGCCAATGGCAGGTGGAACGGGAGCTGCGGATCCTCATCGCCGAACGGTTCCGCGACGCCGGGATCAAATTGCCCCTGTCGCGATGGACATGA
- a CDS encoding DUF951 domain-containing protein, with product MKFYIGDIVRLRKVHPCGGTDWEVMRVGMDFRIKCVKCGRVVMLSRPQFEKSVKTVVKSVFPESGLTPGSEE from the coding sequence GTGAAATTTTACATCGGTGACATTGTCCGGCTCCGCAAGGTTCATCCGTGCGGCGGCACCGACTGGGAAGTGATGCGGGTCGGCATGGACTTCCGGATCAAATGCGTCAAATGCGGCCGGGTGGTGATGCTCTCCCGCCCCCAATTTGAAAAGTCGGTGAAGACCGTGGTGAAGTCGGTCTTCCCCGAGTCCGGCTTGACTCCCGGCTCCGAGGAATAG